A genomic stretch from Ictalurus punctatus breed USDA103 chromosome 2, Coco_2.0, whole genome shotgun sequence includes:
- the LOC108254766 gene encoding cytokine-dependent hematopoietic cell linker isoform X3, with the protein MDRWNRAGGIKQRFDHHDDSDEGDYHEPEEPIMRFPRPCQPPSVYADKGPARERPFPSGAKDLKNILDTPPRLPKRPPGSAAPIVNRDLKPGRQGKATSDRRSQTLGSNEPTTKIPPRPVKSLPRDCFDHTDDAPPSRSPPCAPVRAPHIHTRTAADSGASLTEDESVSNSRLTGLRSSPNNRHSLDLESCEHDRRYLTEETAVRVSVRQMHHEWPQVKADTEQASYTGHSKPVEASAEQEWYVGGFSRVEAEHALHLVNREGAFLVRDCSKNTTQEPYVLALFYDNRVFNVQIRFSKETGKYTLGTRIKTDDDEATDRGQ; encoded by the exons ATG GATCGTTGGAACAGAGCAGGCGGGATCAAACAAAGATTCGATCACCATGACGACTCAGACGAAGGAGATTACCACGAGCCAGAGGAACCCATAATGCGCTTTCCCAGACCTTGCCAGCCGCCTTCAGTCTACGCAG ACAAGGGTCCTGCGAGAGAACGGCCTTTTCCCAGCGGAGCTAAAGATTTGAAG aacatTTTGGATACTCCTCCTCGACTGCCGAAGAGACCCCCAG GAAGCGCCGCGCCGATTGTAAACCGCGATCTAAAACCAGGGCGACAGGGGAAGGCCACTTcag ATCGAAGATCACAGACTCTAGGTTCTAATGAACCG ACTACAAAGATCCCACCGAG GCCAGTGAAATCACTTCCACGTGACTGTTTTGATCACACTGACGATGCTCCTCCATCCAGATCTCCACCCTGTGCTCCAGTGCGCGccccacacatacatacacgtaCTGCAGCtga CAGTGGTGCGAGTCTGACAGAGGACGAGAGT gTAAGTAACAGCAGATTAACAG GTCTCCGAAGTAGCCCCAATAACCGACACTCGCTGGATCTGGAGTCATGTGAACATGACCGAAG ATACTTGACAGAAGAGACCGCTGtacgag TTTCAGTCAGACAGATGCATCACGAGTGGCCGCAGGTTAAAGCAGACACAGAGCAGGCCAGCTACACAGGACATAGCAAACCAGtagag GCATCTGCTGAGCAGGAATGGTATGTAGGTGGCTTTAGTAGAGTGGAAGCAGAACATGCACTTCATCTGGTGAACCGG GAAGGAGCTTTTCTAGTGCGCGACTGCTCCAAGAACACTACACAGGAGCCATACGTCCTGGCCTTATTTTACGACAACAGGGTCTTTAACGTGCAGATTCGTTTTTCTAAGGAGACTGGCAAGTACACACTGGGAACCAGAATCAAGACTGATGAT GATGAAGCCACAGATCGTGGCCAGTAG
- the LOC108254766 gene encoding cytokine-dependent hematopoietic cell linker isoform X1, with protein sequence MDRWNRAGGIKQRFDHHDDSDEGDYHEPEEPIMRFPRPCQPPSVYADKGPARERPFPSGAKDLKNILDTPPRLPKRPPGSAAPIVNRDLKPGRQGKATSDRRSQTLGSNEPTTKIPPRPVKSLPRDCFDHTDDAPPSRSPPCAPVRAPHIHTRTAADSGASLTEDESVSNSRLTGLRSSPNNRHSLDLESCEHDRRYLTEETAVRVSVRQMHHEWPQVKADTEQASYTGHSKPVEASAEQEWYVGGFSRVEAEHALHLVNREGAFLVRDCSKNTTQEPYVLALFYDNRVFNVQIRFSKETGKYTLGTRIKTDDTFESVAEIIKFHSIFPILLIDGRNPASAASHKRQCVLMYPVTAEDMKRLLS encoded by the exons ATG GATCGTTGGAACAGAGCAGGCGGGATCAAACAAAGATTCGATCACCATGACGACTCAGACGAAGGAGATTACCACGAGCCAGAGGAACCCATAATGCGCTTTCCCAGACCTTGCCAGCCGCCTTCAGTCTACGCAG ACAAGGGTCCTGCGAGAGAACGGCCTTTTCCCAGCGGAGCTAAAGATTTGAAG aacatTTTGGATACTCCTCCTCGACTGCCGAAGAGACCCCCAG GAAGCGCCGCGCCGATTGTAAACCGCGATCTAAAACCAGGGCGACAGGGGAAGGCCACTTcag ATCGAAGATCACAGACTCTAGGTTCTAATGAACCG ACTACAAAGATCCCACCGAG GCCAGTGAAATCACTTCCACGTGACTGTTTTGATCACACTGACGATGCTCCTCCATCCAGATCTCCACCCTGTGCTCCAGTGCGCGccccacacatacatacacgtaCTGCAGCtga CAGTGGTGCGAGTCTGACAGAGGACGAGAGT gTAAGTAACAGCAGATTAACAG GTCTCCGAAGTAGCCCCAATAACCGACACTCGCTGGATCTGGAGTCATGTGAACATGACCGAAG ATACTTGACAGAAGAGACCGCTGtacgag TTTCAGTCAGACAGATGCATCACGAGTGGCCGCAGGTTAAAGCAGACACAGAGCAGGCCAGCTACACAGGACATAGCAAACCAGtagag GCATCTGCTGAGCAGGAATGGTATGTAGGTGGCTTTAGTAGAGTGGAAGCAGAACATGCACTTCATCTGGTGAACCGG GAAGGAGCTTTTCTAGTGCGCGACTGCTCCAAGAACACTACACAGGAGCCATACGTCCTGGCCTTATTTTACGACAACAGGGTCTTTAACGTGCAGATTCGTTTTTCTAAGGAGACTGGCAAGTACACACTGGGAACCAGAATCAAGACTGATGAT ACGTTTGAATCCGTGGCTGAAATCATCAAGTTCCACTCCATATTTCCCATCTTGCTTATTGATGGACGAAACCCGGCATCTGCAGCCAGTCATAAGAGACAGTGTGTCCTCATGTATCCCGTCACAGCAGAGGACATGAAGCGATTGCTGAGCTAA
- the LOC108254766 gene encoding cytokine-dependent hematopoietic cell linker isoform X2: MDRWNRAGGIKQRFDHHDDSDEGDYHEPEEPIMRFPRPCQPPSVYADKGPARERPFPSGAKDLKNILDTPPRLPKRPPGSAAPIVNRDLKPGRQGKATSDRRSQTLGSNEPTTKIPPRPVKSLPRDCFDHTDDAPPSRSPPCAPVRAPHIHTRTAADGASLTEDESVSNSRLTGLRSSPNNRHSLDLESCEHDRRYLTEETAVRVSVRQMHHEWPQVKADTEQASYTGHSKPVEASAEQEWYVGGFSRVEAEHALHLVNREGAFLVRDCSKNTTQEPYVLALFYDNRVFNVQIRFSKETGKYTLGTRIKTDDTFESVAEIIKFHSIFPILLIDGRNPASAASHKRQCVLMYPVTAEDMKRLLS; this comes from the exons ATG GATCGTTGGAACAGAGCAGGCGGGATCAAACAAAGATTCGATCACCATGACGACTCAGACGAAGGAGATTACCACGAGCCAGAGGAACCCATAATGCGCTTTCCCAGACCTTGCCAGCCGCCTTCAGTCTACGCAG ACAAGGGTCCTGCGAGAGAACGGCCTTTTCCCAGCGGAGCTAAAGATTTGAAG aacatTTTGGATACTCCTCCTCGACTGCCGAAGAGACCCCCAG GAAGCGCCGCGCCGATTGTAAACCGCGATCTAAAACCAGGGCGACAGGGGAAGGCCACTTcag ATCGAAGATCACAGACTCTAGGTTCTAATGAACCG ACTACAAAGATCCCACCGAG GCCAGTGAAATCACTTCCACGTGACTGTTTTGATCACACTGACGATGCTCCTCCATCCAGATCTCCACCCTGTGCTCCAGTGCGCGccccacacatacatacacgtaCTGCAGCtga TGGTGCGAGTCTGACAGAGGACGAGAGT gTAAGTAACAGCAGATTAACAG GTCTCCGAAGTAGCCCCAATAACCGACACTCGCTGGATCTGGAGTCATGTGAACATGACCGAAG ATACTTGACAGAAGAGACCGCTGtacgag TTTCAGTCAGACAGATGCATCACGAGTGGCCGCAGGTTAAAGCAGACACAGAGCAGGCCAGCTACACAGGACATAGCAAACCAGtagag GCATCTGCTGAGCAGGAATGGTATGTAGGTGGCTTTAGTAGAGTGGAAGCAGAACATGCACTTCATCTGGTGAACCGG GAAGGAGCTTTTCTAGTGCGCGACTGCTCCAAGAACACTACACAGGAGCCATACGTCCTGGCCTTATTTTACGACAACAGGGTCTTTAACGTGCAGATTCGTTTTTCTAAGGAGACTGGCAAGTACACACTGGGAACCAGAATCAAGACTGATGAT ACGTTTGAATCCGTGGCTGAAATCATCAAGTTCCACTCCATATTTCCCATCTTGCTTATTGATGGACGAAACCCGGCATCTGCAGCCAGTCATAAGAGACAGTGTGTCCTCATGTATCCCGTCACAGCAGAGGACATGAAGCGATTGCTGAGCTAA